A genomic region of Pseudoxanthomonas suwonensis contains the following coding sequences:
- a CDS encoding ABC transporter ATP-binding protein, whose translation MVANNERGNGFPAEAGSERYLRIEGVRKEFDGFVAVDDVSLDIRKGEIFALLGGSGSGKSTLLRCLGGFEKPTKGKIVLDGEVMNELPPYERPINMMFQSYALFPHMTVEQNIAFGLKQDGLGKDAIRKRVAEMLELVQLGKLAKRKPHQLSGGQQQRVALARSLAKGPKLLLLDEPMGALDKKLRSRMQLELVNIIEGSGVTCVMVTHDQEEAMTMATRIALMDQGWIQQVGTPDEIYEQPANRFAAEFIGSVNLVDATIDQDEPDYVTLRTPAFDGTIHIGHGITGFEGQQVSFALRPEKLGIGKDEPGQPYNKARGTIEDIAYFGSHSVYHVRLPSGVRLMANFTNQQRWASEGMTWGDQVWLWWGDNDGVVLTS comes from the coding sequence ATGGTGGCGAACAACGAACGCGGCAACGGATTCCCGGCCGAAGCCGGCAGCGAGCGCTACCTGCGGATCGAGGGCGTGCGCAAGGAGTTCGACGGCTTCGTCGCCGTCGACGACGTCAGCCTGGACATCCGCAAGGGCGAAATCTTCGCCCTGCTGGGCGGCTCGGGCAGCGGCAAGTCGACCCTGCTGCGCTGCCTGGGGGGCTTCGAGAAGCCGACCAAGGGCAAGATCGTGCTCGACGGCGAGGTCATGAACGAGCTGCCGCCGTACGAGCGGCCGATCAACATGATGTTCCAGTCCTACGCGCTGTTCCCGCACATGACCGTGGAGCAGAACATCGCCTTCGGCCTCAAGCAGGACGGGCTGGGCAAGGACGCGATCAGGAAGCGCGTGGCCGAGATGCTGGAGCTGGTGCAGCTGGGCAAGCTGGCCAAGCGCAAGCCGCACCAGCTCTCCGGCGGCCAGCAGCAGCGCGTGGCGCTGGCACGCTCGCTGGCCAAGGGGCCCAAGCTGCTCCTGCTCGACGAGCCGATGGGCGCGCTGGACAAGAAGCTGCGCTCGCGCATGCAGCTGGAGCTGGTCAACATCATCGAGGGCTCCGGGGTGACCTGCGTGATGGTCACCCACGACCAGGAGGAGGCGATGACCATGGCCACCCGGATCGCGCTGATGGACCAGGGCTGGATCCAGCAGGTCGGCACCCCGGACGAGATCTACGAGCAGCCGGCCAACCGCTTCGCCGCCGAGTTCATCGGCTCGGTCAACCTGGTCGACGCCACCATCGACCAGGACGAACCGGACTACGTGACCCTGCGCACCCCGGCGTTCGACGGGACCATCCACATCGGCCACGGCATCACCGGCTTCGAGGGCCAGCAGGTGTCGTTCGCGCTGCGCCCGGAGAAGCTGGGCATCGGCAAGGACGAGCCGGGCCAGCCCTACAACAAGGCGCGCGGCACCATCGAGGACATCGCCTACTTCGGAAGCCATTCGGTCTACCACGTGCGCCTGCCCAGCGGGGTCAGGCTGATGGCCAACTTCACCAACCAGCAGCGCTGGGCCAGCGAGGGCATGACCTGGGGCGACCAGGTGTGGCTGTGGTGGGGCGACAACGACGGCGTGGTGCTGACCTCATGA
- a CDS encoding NAD-dependent succinate-semialdehyde dehydrogenase, giving the protein MTVETINPATGQVEYRHELMAPAQVDAVLAAAQAAFPGWSQRSLESRGEVLRAIAAALRSRRGDLQQTMTAEMGKLRKEALAEVDKCADACDYYAAHAAGYLQDQAIATDGRRSYVRYEPLGCVLAVMPWNFPVWQVFRFLAPALMAGNVAVLKHASNVPRCADLIAQALEEAGLPPGVFGVLHIDNEQAAAVLRDPRVVAVTLTGSERAGRSVAGTAGQQLKKCVMELGGSDAFVVLEDADLDQAVAGAVASRFGNSGQTCIAAKRFIVVEAIADRFVERFAEAAAKLRLGDPDDAATTLAPLARQDLRDELHKQVRDSIAKGARPLLGCEPDASYAGYPASILDAVAPGMPAYEEELFGPVASILRVKDEAEAVRVANDTTFGLGGSVWSGDPERGERVARQLQVGAAFVNAIVRSDVRLPFGGTKRSGFGRELAEHGIHEFMNIKSVYVA; this is encoded by the coding sequence ATGACCGTCGAGACCATCAACCCCGCGACCGGCCAGGTCGAATACCGCCACGAGCTGATGGCGCCGGCGCAGGTCGACGCGGTGCTGGCCGCCGCGCAGGCGGCGTTCCCCGGCTGGTCGCAGCGCAGCCTGGAATCGCGAGGAGAGGTGCTGCGCGCGATCGCCGCCGCGCTGCGTAGCCGTCGTGGCGACCTGCAGCAAACCATGACCGCCGAGATGGGCAAGCTGCGCAAGGAGGCGCTGGCCGAGGTCGACAAGTGCGCTGATGCCTGCGACTACTACGCCGCGCACGCCGCCGGCTACCTGCAGGACCAGGCCATCGCCACCGACGGCCGGCGCAGCTACGTGCGCTACGAACCACTGGGCTGCGTGCTGGCGGTGATGCCCTGGAACTTCCCGGTCTGGCAGGTATTCCGCTTCCTTGCCCCGGCGCTGATGGCCGGCAATGTCGCCGTGCTCAAGCACGCCAGCAACGTGCCGCGCTGCGCCGACCTGATCGCGCAGGCGCTGGAGGAGGCCGGATTGCCGCCGGGCGTGTTCGGTGTGCTGCACATCGACAACGAGCAGGCCGCCGCGGTCCTGCGCGACCCGCGCGTGGTCGCGGTGACCCTGACCGGCAGCGAGCGCGCCGGCCGCTCGGTGGCCGGCACCGCCGGCCAGCAACTGAAGAAGTGCGTGATGGAACTGGGCGGCAGCGACGCCTTCGTGGTGCTGGAGGACGCCGACCTGGACCAGGCCGTGGCCGGTGCTGTGGCCTCGCGTTTCGGCAACTCGGGACAGACCTGCATCGCGGCCAAGCGCTTCATCGTGGTGGAAGCCATCGCCGACCGGTTCGTGGAGCGGTTCGCCGAGGCCGCGGCGAAGCTGCGCCTGGGCGATCCGGACGACGCGGCCACCACCCTGGCGCCGCTGGCGCGCCAGGACCTGCGCGACGAACTGCACAAGCAGGTGCGCGACAGCATCGCCAAGGGCGCCAGGCCGCTGCTGGGCTGCGAGCCCGATGCGTCCTACGCCGGCTACCCGGCATCGATCCTCGACGCGGTCGCACCGGGCATGCCGGCCTACGAGGAGGAGTTGTTCGGCCCGGTCGCCAGCATCCTGCGGGTCAAGGACGAGGCCGAGGCCGTGCGGGTGGCCAACGACACGACCTTCGGCCTCGGCGGCAGCGTCTGGAGCGGCGATCCGGAGCGTGGCGAGCGGGTCGCACGGCAGCTGCAGGTCGGCGCGGCCTTCGTCAACGCCATCGTCCGCAGCGACGTGCGCCTGCCGTTCGGCGGGACCAAGCGTTCGGGCTTTGGCCGCGAACTGGCCGAGCACGGCATCCACGAATTCATGAACATCAAGTCCGTCTACGTTGCCTGA
- a CDS encoding polyamine ABC transporter substrate-binding protein, producing the protein MKLRLLTTSLLTAGIAATLLAACGGKDGGSAAGAEKVLNVYNYSDYIAEETIPDFEQQTGIRVTYDVYDSDEVLETKLLAGSSGYDIVVPTLNFFGRQIQAGVFKPLDKSKIPNLANLDPAMMERIASQDPGNQYGVPYMTGTTGIGFNVDKIEAVFGSTDVTDSWSLVFDPAKLSKLKDCGVTLLDTPSDMIPIALHYLGEDPHSSDPATIQKAAELIKGIRPYVQNFHSSQYVSSLANGTTCLVVGWSGDIIQARDRAEEAGNGVNVGFSIPQEGAPQWFDMLAIPADARHPDNAYAFINYLLEPQVAANNTNYIQYANPVLTATPLVDEAIRDDPTIYPPDDVKAKLFTYAINSPETDKLYTRLWTEIKTGR; encoded by the coding sequence ATGAAGCTGCGCCTGCTGACCACGAGCCTGCTGACGGCCGGCATCGCCGCCACGCTGCTAGCCGCCTGCGGCGGCAAGGACGGCGGATCCGCCGCCGGCGCGGAGAAGGTGCTCAACGTCTACAACTACTCGGACTACATCGCCGAGGAAACCATCCCCGACTTCGAGCAGCAGACCGGAATCCGCGTCACCTACGACGTCTACGACAGCGACGAGGTGCTGGAGACCAAGCTGCTGGCCGGTTCCAGCGGCTACGACATCGTGGTGCCGACCCTGAACTTCTTTGGCCGCCAGATCCAGGCCGGCGTGTTCAAGCCGCTGGACAAGAGCAAGATCCCGAACCTGGCCAACCTGGACCCGGCGATGATGGAACGCATCGCCTCGCAGGACCCGGGCAACCAGTACGGCGTGCCGTACATGACCGGCACCACCGGCATCGGCTTCAACGTCGACAAGATCGAAGCGGTGTTCGGCAGCACCGACGTGACCGACAGCTGGAGCCTGGTGTTCGATCCGGCCAAGCTCAGCAAGCTCAAGGACTGCGGCGTGACCCTGCTCGACACTCCGTCGGACATGATCCCGATCGCGCTGCACTACCTGGGCGAAGACCCGCACAGCAGCGATCCGGCGACGATCCAGAAGGCGGCCGAGCTGATCAAGGGCATCCGCCCCTACGTGCAGAACTTCCACTCCAGCCAGTACGTCAGTTCGCTGGCCAACGGCACCACCTGCCTGGTGGTGGGCTGGTCGGGCGACATCATCCAGGCGCGCGACCGCGCCGAGGAGGCCGGCAACGGCGTCAACGTCGGCTTCTCGATCCCGCAGGAAGGGGCGCCGCAGTGGTTCGACATGCTGGCGATCCCGGCCGACGCCCGGCACCCGGACAACGCCTACGCGTTCATCAACTACCTGCTGGAACCGCAGGTGGCGGCCAACAACACCAACTACATCCAGTACGCCAACCCGGTGCTCACCGCCACGCCGCTGGTGGACGAGGCGATCCGCGACGACCCGACGATCTATCCGCCGGACGACGTGAAGGCCAAGCTGTTCACCTACGCGATCAATTCGCCGGAGACCGACAAGCTGTACACGCGGCTGTGGACGGAGATCAAGACCGGCCGCTGA
- a CDS encoding polyamine ABC transporter substrate-binding protein, which translates to MSKVDWRLTGLAAGIAILALAGCGRQEPAAGNAAANAAGVLNVYNWSDYIAEDTVPDFEREYGTRVNYGVFDSNEVLEAKLLAGGSGFDVVVPSLNFLGRQIQAGVFQPIDKSRLKNYGNLDPALLESIAVQDPGNQYSVPYLWGTTGIGYNVDKLTAAFGGTEIADSWDLVFKPENIARMKDCGVIFLDTPSEVVPVVLNYLGEDPNSTDPAVIDKATALLKRVRPYVQTFHSSQYIDALANGSACLVFGWSGDVLQARDRAAESGNGVNVAYSIPKEGTSLFFDMLAIPADAKNLDNAYAFIDYLLRPEVAAANTNYVSFPNPVAPSLPLVDEAIRDDPTIYPPDETAAKLFTLAVLPPEVDRQYTRLWTELKTGR; encoded by the coding sequence ATGAGCAAAGTGGATTGGCGGCTGACGGGACTGGCCGCGGGCATCGCGATACTGGCGCTTGCCGGGTGCGGCAGGCAGGAACCGGCCGCGGGGAATGCGGCGGCGAACGCGGCGGGCGTGCTGAACGTCTATAACTGGTCCGACTACATCGCCGAGGACACCGTGCCGGACTTCGAGCGCGAGTACGGCACCCGGGTCAACTACGGCGTGTTCGACAGCAACGAGGTGCTGGAGGCCAAGCTGCTGGCCGGCGGGTCGGGCTTCGACGTGGTGGTGCCCTCGCTGAACTTCCTCGGCCGGCAGATCCAGGCCGGCGTGTTCCAGCCGATCGACAAGTCCAGGCTCAAGAACTACGGCAACCTCGATCCGGCACTGCTGGAGAGCATCGCGGTGCAGGACCCGGGCAACCAGTACTCGGTCCCGTACCTGTGGGGCACCACCGGCATCGGCTACAACGTCGACAAGCTGACCGCGGCCTTCGGCGGCACCGAGATCGCCGACAGCTGGGACCTGGTGTTCAAGCCGGAGAACATCGCCAGGATGAAGGACTGCGGGGTGATTTTCCTCGACACCCCGTCCGAGGTGGTGCCGGTCGTCCTCAACTACCTGGGCGAGGACCCCAACAGCACCGACCCGGCGGTGATCGACAAGGCCACTGCGCTGCTCAAGCGGGTGCGCCCGTACGTGCAGACCTTCCACTCCAGCCAGTACATCGACGCGCTGGCCAACGGCAGCGCCTGCCTGGTGTTCGGCTGGTCCGGCGACGTGCTGCAGGCGCGCGACCGCGCCGCGGAGTCCGGCAACGGCGTCAACGTGGCCTACTCGATCCCGAAGGAGGGCACGTCGCTGTTCTTCGACATGCTCGCCATCCCGGCGGATGCGAAGAACCTCGACAACGCCTACGCGTTCATCGACTACCTGCTGCGCCCGGAGGTGGCGGCGGCCAACACCAACTACGTCAGCTTCCCCAACCCGGTGGCGCCGTCGCTGCCGCTGGTGGACGAGGCGATCCGCGACGATCCGACCATCTACCCGCCGGACGAGACCGCGGCCAAGCTGTTCACCCTGGCGGTGCTGCCGCCGGAGGTCGACCGCCAGTACACCCGGCTGTGGACCGAACTGAAGACCGGCCGCTAG
- a CDS encoding DUF4426 domain-containing protein: protein MSRARFRLAALGVVLALAACGGPAPEPARFVPPAPSATDLQGPLRARYNLLPTLALGEAVAREYGVVRAPDSALLVVALRRPTGDGDETAADGEVTAEVVDLAGRRQAVALRKVATGDYIDHVGIVRISPRDTLRTRVTVVADGRRQEFDFQRSF from the coding sequence GTGAGCCGCGCCCGCTTCCGGCTGGCGGCCCTGGGAGTGGTCCTGGCCCTGGCCGCCTGCGGCGGGCCGGCGCCGGAGCCGGCCCGCTTCGTCCCGCCCGCGCCCAGCGCCACCGACCTGCAGGGCCCGCTGCGCGCCCGCTACAACCTGCTGCCCACCCTGGCGCTGGGCGAGGCGGTGGCGCGCGAGTACGGCGTGGTCCGGGCGCCCGATTCGGCCCTGCTGGTGGTGGCGTTGCGCCGCCCGACCGGCGACGGCGACGAGACCGCGGCCGACGGCGAGGTCACCGCCGAGGTGGTCGACCTGGCCGGGCGCCGCCAGGCGGTGGCCCTGCGCAAGGTCGCCACCGGCGACTACATCGACCACGTCGGCATCGTCCGGATCAGCCCGCGCGACACGCTGCGGACCCGGGTCACCGTGGTCGCCGACGGCCGCCGCCAGGAATTCGACTTCCAGCGCAGTTTCTGA
- a CDS encoding DUF2306 domain-containing protein, with protein MRWNRLGWVAMAVLALAVAAYAFAVALTPEWRPPLVRDLFGQRPLAAWGHLLGGGVALAAGAFQLNTRLRNRWLGLHRWLGRVYAAAVGVGGLSALVLAPHALTGAVAATGFALLGLCWLATTALAVRAIRGRRLAAHRDWMVRSYALTLAAVTLRIYLGSSQLAGISFTVAYPAIAWLCWVPNLLLAEWFVRSPRARAMLAASAVPERWRRMPEPPRA; from the coding sequence ATGCGCTGGAACCGCCTTGGCTGGGTGGCGATGGCCGTGCTGGCGTTGGCGGTGGCGGCGTACGCCTTTGCCGTCGCGCTCACACCGGAGTGGCGTCCGCCACTGGTGCGCGACCTGTTCGGGCAGCGGCCGCTGGCGGCCTGGGGCCATCTCCTGGGCGGCGGCGTGGCGTTGGCGGCCGGTGCGTTCCAGTTGAACACCCGACTGCGCAACCGCTGGCTGGGCCTGCACCGCTGGCTCGGCCGCGTGTATGCGGCGGCCGTGGGCGTCGGCGGACTGTCGGCGCTGGTACTGGCCCCGCACGCGCTGACCGGGGCGGTGGCCGCGACCGGCTTCGCGCTGCTGGGCCTGTGCTGGCTGGCGACCACCGCGCTGGCGGTGCGGGCGATCCGCGGTCGCCGCCTGGCCGCGCACCGCGACTGGATGGTGCGCAGCTACGCGCTGACCCTGGCGGCGGTGACGCTGCGGATCTACCTGGGATCGAGCCAGCTGGCCGGCATCTCGTTCACGGTCGCGTATCCGGCCATCGCCTGGCTGTGCTGGGTGCCGAACCTGCTGCTGGCGGAGTGGTTCGTGCGCTCGCCGCGGGCGCGCGCCATGCTGGCGGCCAGCGCCGTTCCGGAGCGCTGGCGGCGGATGCCGGAGCCGCCACGCGCCTGA
- a CDS encoding ABC transporter permease subunit translates to MNARALKRFVPGGRWAVIAVPFLWLLVFFAIPFLIVLKISFSRLAIAMPPYTPVLEYVDKALTLRLNLGNYVALFTDAQYVLAYLSSIKIAAVSTLLCLAIGYPMAYFIARMKPSTRNIALMAVVLPSWISFLLRVYAWVGILDANGILNRTLLSLGVIDTPLRILYTPLAAYIGIVYCYLPFMVLPLYANLVKLDLRLLEAAYDLGAKPWQAFLRITVPLSRSGIIAGCMLVMIPAVGEFVIPEMLGGPDTLMIGRVLWGEFFNNRDWPAASAVAIVMLLLLLVPILIFNRFQQKEMEGRLT, encoded by the coding sequence ATGAACGCGCGCGCGCTGAAGCGGTTCGTGCCGGGCGGCCGCTGGGCGGTGATCGCGGTGCCGTTCCTGTGGCTATTAGTATTCTTCGCGATCCCGTTCCTGATCGTGCTGAAGATCTCGTTCTCGCGGCTGGCCATCGCGATGCCGCCGTACACGCCGGTGCTGGAGTACGTGGACAAGGCGCTGACCCTGCGCCTGAACCTGGGCAACTACGTGGCCCTGTTTACCGACGCCCAGTACGTGCTGGCCTACCTGAGCTCGATCAAGATCGCGGCGGTGTCGACCCTGCTGTGCCTGGCCATCGGCTACCCGATGGCCTACTTCATCGCGCGGATGAAACCGTCGACCCGCAACATCGCGCTGATGGCGGTGGTGCTGCCGTCGTGGATCTCGTTCCTGCTGCGGGTCTACGCCTGGGTCGGCATCCTCGACGCCAACGGCATCCTCAACCGCACGCTGCTGTCGCTGGGCGTGATCGACACGCCGCTGCGCATCCTCTACACCCCGCTGGCCGCCTACATCGGCATCGTCTACTGCTACCTGCCGTTCATGGTGCTGCCGCTGTACGCCAACCTGGTCAAGCTGGACCTGCGCCTGCTGGAGGCGGCCTACGACCTGGGCGCCAAGCCCTGGCAGGCGTTCCTGCGCATCACCGTGCCGCTGTCGCGCTCGGGGATCATCGCCGGCTGCATGCTGGTGATGATCCCGGCGGTGGGCGAGTTCGTGATCCCGGAGATGCTGGGCGGGCCGGACACGCTGATGATCGGCCGGGTGCTGTGGGGCGAGTTCTTCAACAACCGCGACTGGCCGGCGGCCTCGGCGGTGGCGATCGTGATGCTGTTGCTGCTGCTGGTGCCGATCCTGATCTTCAACCGCTTCCAGCAGAAGGAAATGGAGGGCCGGCTGACATGA
- the proC gene encoding pyrroline-5-carboxylate reductase, whose translation MTEPTREHDSLAFIGGGNMARSLIGGLARRGADTRRIRVAEPVAAAREALVADFGVQAFERGEAAVAGAGLWLLAVKPQMMRAACEPLAAAAQAQRPLVVSIAAGIPVARLQQWLGGGLPVVRCMPNTPALLGAGVTGLYAGNGVDAAQRNRADELLSSAGATVWVEREELVDAVTAVSGSGPAYAFLLAEAMEAAAVAEGLPAADARTLVVQTLLGAGRMLDEAGEAPAELRRRVTSPGGTTQAAIEAFQAGGFEALVARAVHAARERGAALAAAGDP comes from the coding sequence ATGACCGAACCGACCCGCGAACACGACAGCCTCGCCTTCATCGGCGGCGGCAACATGGCCCGCAGCCTGATCGGCGGCCTGGCCCGGCGCGGCGCCGACACCCGCCGGATCCGCGTCGCCGAACCGGTGGCGGCGGCGCGCGAGGCGCTGGTGGCCGATTTCGGCGTGCAGGCGTTCGAGCGCGGCGAGGCGGCGGTCGCCGGCGCCGGCCTGTGGCTGCTGGCGGTCAAGCCGCAGATGATGCGCGCGGCCTGCGAGCCGCTGGCCGCGGCGGCGCAGGCGCAGCGGCCGCTGGTGGTGTCGATCGCCGCCGGCATCCCGGTGGCCCGGCTGCAGCAGTGGCTCGGCGGCGGGCTGCCGGTGGTGCGCTGCATGCCCAACACCCCCGCCCTGCTCGGCGCCGGCGTGACCGGCCTGTACGCCGGCAACGGCGTCGATGCGGCGCAGCGCAACCGCGCCGACGAGCTGCTGTCCAGCGCCGGCGCCACGGTCTGGGTCGAGCGCGAGGAGCTGGTCGACGCGGTGACCGCGGTCTCCGGCAGCGGCCCGGCCTATGCCTTCCTGCTGGCCGAAGCGATGGAGGCGGCGGCGGTGGCCGAGGGCCTGCCGGCCGCCGACGCGCGCACCCTGGTGGTGCAGACCCTGCTCGGCGCCGGGCGCATGCTCGACGAGGCCGGCGAGGCGCCGGCCGAACTGCGCCGGCGGGTCACCTCGCCCGGCGGCACCACCCAGGCGGCGATCGAGGCCTTCCAGGCCGGCGGCTTCGAGGCGCTGGTCGCGCGCGCCGTGCATGCCGCCCGCGAGCGGGGCGCCGCGCTGGCCGCGGCGGGCGATCCGTGA
- a CDS encoding YggS family pyridoxal phosphate-dependent enzyme — translation MPADRLRTVLQRIVNAADAAGRPPPALLAVSKTHPPEAVAALAAAGQRSFGENYVQEAAAKRRALGEAHPSLQWHLIGYLQSNKAALAAEVFDWVQSVDRPSVAAALARHRDPARSPLNVLIQVNVEDEAGKSGCRPDELPALAERVADEPRLALRGLMSLPVPHPDPEQRRPAFRRMRVLFDELAARHAGVDTLSMGMSDDFAVAIAEGSTLVRIGTALFGPRPG, via the coding sequence ATGCCCGCCGACCGCCTGCGAACCGTGTTGCAGCGCATTGTGAACGCGGCCGACGCGGCGGGCCGGCCACCCCCTGCCCTGCTGGCGGTGTCCAAGACCCATCCGCCCGAGGCGGTCGCGGCACTGGCCGCGGCCGGCCAGCGGTCCTTCGGCGAGAACTACGTGCAGGAGGCCGCGGCCAAGCGCCGGGCCCTGGGCGAGGCACATCCGTCCCTGCAATGGCACCTGATCGGCTACCTGCAGTCGAACAAGGCGGCGCTGGCCGCGGAGGTGTTCGACTGGGTGCAGAGCGTGGACCGGCCGAGCGTGGCAGCCGCCCTGGCCCGCCACCGCGACCCGGCGCGCAGTCCGCTGAACGTGCTCATCCAGGTGAACGTGGAGGACGAGGCCGGCAAGTCCGGGTGCCGACCCGACGAGCTGCCGGCACTGGCCGAACGGGTCGCCGACGAGCCGCGGCTGGCGCTGCGCGGGTTGATGTCACTCCCGGTGCCGCACCCGGATCCCGAGCAGCGGCGCCCGGCGTTCCGGCGCATGCGCGTGCTGTTCGACGAACTGGCCGCCCGCCACGCCGGGGTCGATACCCTGTCGATGGGCATGAGCGACGACTTCGCCGTCGCCATCGCCGAGGGCTCCACCCTGGTGCGGATCGGCACTGCCCTGTTCGGGCCGCGGCCCGGGTGA
- a CDS encoding pirin family protein, translating to MNASLDTTPARIVRTIRGRATSDGAGVKLTRVIGGPDLPELDPFLLLDEFGTDKAEDYIAGFPSHPHRGFETVTYMLDGRMRHQDNHGNEGLLTPGSVQWMTAGRGLVHSEMPEQESGRMRGFQLWVNLPAREKMTDPRYQEFAPDRIPVARPAPGVEVKVIAGRVGDTVGPIAQPATDPLYLDIALEPGVAWQYALPAGHNAFAYVFEGALAVGEGEDARPLENHEMGVLGGGGALALRAGSGGARLILVAGTPLREPVARHGPFVMNTRQELMQAFVDFQEGRF from the coding sequence ATGAACGCGTCGCTCGACACCACCCCCGCCCGCATCGTCCGCACGATCCGCGGCCGCGCCACTTCCGACGGCGCCGGGGTCAAGCTGACCCGGGTGATCGGTGGGCCGGACCTGCCGGAACTGGACCCGTTCCTGCTGCTGGACGAGTTCGGCACCGACAAGGCCGAGGACTACATCGCCGGCTTCCCCAGCCATCCGCACCGCGGCTTCGAGACGGTCACCTACATGCTCGACGGGCGCATGCGGCACCAGGACAACCACGGCAACGAGGGCCTGCTGACCCCGGGCAGCGTGCAATGGATGACCGCCGGCCGCGGCCTGGTCCATTCGGAGATGCCCGAGCAGGAGTCCGGGCGCATGCGCGGCTTCCAGCTGTGGGTGAACCTGCCGGCGCGCGAGAAGATGACCGACCCGCGCTACCAGGAGTTCGCCCCCGACCGGATCCCGGTCGCGCGGCCGGCGCCGGGGGTGGAGGTGAAGGTGATCGCCGGCCGGGTCGGCGACACCGTCGGCCCGATCGCGCAGCCGGCCACCGATCCGCTGTATCTGGACATCGCGCTGGAACCGGGCGTGGCCTGGCAGTACGCGCTGCCCGCGGGCCACAACGCCTTCGCCTACGTGTTCGAGGGCGCGCTGGCGGTGGGCGAGGGCGAGGACGCGCGCCCGCTGGAGAACCATGAGATGGGCGTGCTCGGCGGCGGCGGCGCGCTGGCGCTGCGCGCCGGCAGTGGCGGCGCGCGCCTGATCCTGGTCGCCGGCACGCCGCTGCGCGAGCCGGTGGCGCGGCACGGGCCGTTCGTGATGAACACCCGCCAGGAGCTGATGCAGGCCTTCGTCGACTTCCAGGAAGGCCGCTTCTGA
- a CDS encoding ABC transporter permease subunit, whose protein sequence is MNPTFGQRLLRWSVLALGFAFLYLPIVLLIVYSFNSSRLATVWAGFSVKWYGELLRDRQILEAAWVSLRIAFWTATAATVIGTLGAMVMTRFRRFPGKTVFGALITAPLVMPEVIIGLSILLMLVSVGASMGIPSKGMVAIWIAHVTLTVSFVTVVVSSRLQDLDKSLEEAAMDLGANRLKVFFLITLPIIAPALVSGWLLAFTLSLDDVVIASFVAGPDSTTLPIKIFSSVRLGVSPKINALATLMIMFVSIAAVIGWWLMFREDRRRQRDMQLALQENG, encoded by the coding sequence ATGAACCCGACCTTCGGACAACGCCTGCTGCGCTGGTCGGTGCTGGCGCTGGGCTTCGCCTTCCTGTACCTGCCGATCGTGCTGCTGATCGTGTACTCGTTCAATTCCTCGCGCCTGGCCACGGTCTGGGCCGGGTTCTCGGTCAAGTGGTACGGCGAACTGCTGCGCGACCGCCAGATCCTGGAGGCGGCCTGGGTCAGCCTGCGCATCGCCTTCTGGACCGCGACCGCGGCTACGGTCATCGGTACCCTCGGTGCGATGGTGATGACCCGCTTCCGCCGCTTCCCCGGCAAGACCGTGTTCGGCGCGCTGATCACCGCGCCGCTGGTGATGCCGGAGGTGATCATCGGCCTGTCGATCCTGCTGATGCTGGTCTCGGTCGGTGCGTCGATGGGCATCCCGTCCAAGGGCATGGTCGCGATCTGGATCGCGCACGTGACCCTGACCGTGTCCTTCGTCACCGTGGTGGTGTCCTCGCGCCTGCAGGACCTGGACAAGTCGCTGGAGGAGGCGGCGATGGACCTGGGCGCCAACCGGCTCAAGGTGTTTTTCCTGATCACCCTGCCGATAATTGCTCCTGCCCTGGTCAGCGGCTGGCTGCTGGCCTTCACCCTGTCGCTGGACGACGTGGTGATCGCCAGCTTCGTCGCCGGGCCGGACTCGACCACGCTGCCGATCAAGATCTTCTCCTCGGTGCGGCTGGGGGTGAGTCCGAAGATCAATGCCCTGGCGACGCTGATGATCATGTTCGTGTCGATCGCCGCGGTGATCGGCTGGTGGCTGATGTTCCGCGAGGACAGGCGCCGCCAGCGCGACATGCAGCTGGCGCTGCAGGAGAACGGGTGA